The Papio anubis isolate 15944 chromosome 1, Panubis1.0, whole genome shotgun sequence genome window below encodes:
- the MAEL gene encoding LOW QUALITY PROTEIN: protein maelstrom homolog (The sequence of the model RefSeq protein was modified relative to this genomic sequence to represent the inferred CDS: deleted 1 base in 1 codon), with protein MPNRKASRNAYYFFVQEKIPELRRRGLPVARVADAIPYCSADWALLREEEKEKYAEMAREWRAAQGKDSGPSEKQKPVFTPLRKPGMLVPKQNVSPPDMSTLSLKGDQALLGGIFYFLNIFSHGELPPHCEQRFLPCEIGCVKYSLQEGIMADFHSFINPGEIPRGFRFHCQAASDSSHKIPISNFLNGHNQATVLQNLYKIYSSQPRDYYPIYCKSDDRTRVNWCLKHMAKASEIRQDLQLLTVEDLVVGIYQQKFLKEPSKTWIRSLLDVAMWDYSSNTRCKWHEENDILFCALAVCKKIAYCISNSLATLFGIQLTEAHVPLQDYEASNSVTPKMVVLDAGRYQKLRVGSSGFSHFNSANQEQRSNTPIGDYPSRAKISGQNSSVRGRGITRLLESISNSSSNIHKFSNCDTSLSSYMSQKDGYKSFSSLS; from the exons ATGCCGAACCGCAAGGCCAGCCGGAATGCTTACTATTTCTTCGTGCAGGAGAAGATCCCCGAACTACGGCGACGAGGCCTGCCTGTGGCTCGCGTTGCTGATGCCATCCCCTACTGCTCCGCAGACTGGGCG CTtctgagggaggaagaaaaggagaaatacgCAGAAATGGCTCGAGAGTGGAGGGCCGCTCAGGGAAAGGACTCTGGGCCTTCAGAGAAGCAG AAACCTGTTTTCACACCACTGAGGAAGCCAGGCATGCTTGTACCAAAGCAGAATGTTTCACCTCCAGATATGTCAACTTTGTCTTTAAAAGGTGATCAAG ctctccttggaggcattttttattttttgaacatttttagcCATGGCGAGCTACCTCCTCATTGTGAACAGCGCTTCCTCCCTTGTGAAATTGGCTGTGTTAAGTATTCTCTCCAAGAAGGTATTATGGCAGATTTCCACAGTTTTATAAATCCTG GTGAAATTCCACGAGGATTTCGATttcattgtcaggctgcaa GTGATTCTAGTCAC AAGATTcctatttcaaattttttgaatGGGCATAACCAAGCAACTGTGTTACAAAACCTTTATAAGATTTATTCATCCCAACCCAGAGACTATTACCCTATCTACTGCAAG TCTGATGATAGAACAAGAGTCAACTGGTGTTTGAAGCATATGGCAAAGGCATCAG AAATCAGGCAAGATCTACAACTTCTTACTGTAGAGGACCTTGTAGTGGGGATCTACCAACAAAAATTTCTCAAGGAGCCCTCTAAGACTTGGATTCGAAGCCTCCTAGATGTGGCCATGTGGGATTATTCTAGCAACACAAG GTGCAAGTGGCATGAAGAAAATGATATTCTCTTCTGTGCTTTAGCTGTTTGCAAGAAGATTGC gtaCTGCATCAGTAATTCTCTGGCCACTCTCTTTGGAATCCAGCTCACAGAGGCTCATGTACCACTACAAGATTATGAGGCCAGCAATAGTGTGACGCCCAAAATGGTTGTATTGGATGCAGGGCGTTACCAG AAGCTGAGGGTCGGGAGTTCAGGATTCTCTCATTTCAACTCTGCTAATCAGGAACAAAGATCAAACACACCCATTG GTGACTACCCATCTAGGGCGAAAATTTCTGGCCAAAACAGCAGTGTTCGGGGAAGAGGGATTACCCGCTTACTAGAGAGCATCTCCAATTCCTCCAGCAATATCCACAAATTCTCCAACTGTGACACTTCACTCTCATCTTACATGTCCCAAAAAGATGGATACaaatctttctcttccttatcTTAA